In Rutidosis leptorrhynchoides isolate AG116_Rl617_1_P2 chromosome 2, CSIRO_AGI_Rlap_v1, whole genome shotgun sequence, one genomic interval encodes:
- the LOC139893519 gene encoding 7-deoxyloganetic acid glucosyltransferase-like, whose protein sequence is MDPIQQQIKDSKLPLEPHALIFPIPFQGPVNGALKLAELLCLSGIHVTFLNTDHIQRPLIRHTDVLSRFSRYPNFKFETIPDGLDHENPVSGDRFQEVMDAIDAVTKPLFREMMVSGRFSRRSQRPVTVMIPDGVFSFAVEVAIETSTPVISFETISPCCLWTSYFNLAPLIEAGCIPFTGNDLDEHVENVPGTEKVLRKRDLAVFCRLNDISDPEIQRTLEEARTIPRAQGLILNTFEELDNLILPHMRRLCPNIYTIGPLHSLHKSLLKPKPTQKSPETSSSNSVWKEDRTCLLWLDTQAPKTVIFISIGSMVTLTLEQLLEIWHGVVNSGKPFLWVRRPGSITGGYDESQVPSELLVRTKEMGCIVDWAPQEDVLAHSAVGGFFTHSGWNSTVESIVEGVPMICWPCYVDQQVNSRFVGEVWKAGIDMKDSCDRFIIENAVNDIMDVNRDVFTRATNKWANLAKESIGETGSSSINFARLIDDIRIMSSTMK, encoded by the exons ATGGATCCGATTCAACAACAAATTAAGGACAGTAAATTACCACTCGAACCTCATGCATTAATATTTCCTATACCATTTCAAGGCCCAGTTAACGGTGCTCTAAAGTTAGCCGAACTCTTATGTCTTTCCGGCATACATGTCACCTTCCTTAACACCGATCACATTCAACGCCCTCTCATTCGCCACACCGATGTGTTGTCTCGATTCAGTCGCTACCCCAACTTCAAATTCGAGACTATTCCTGATGGATTGGACCATGAAAACCCGGTATCGGGTGATCGGTTTCAGGAGGTGATGGATGCAATAGATGCAGTGACTAAACCACTTTTCAGGGAGATGATGGTTTCGGGTAGGTTTAGTAGGAGATCGCAGCGGCCAGTGACTGTTATGATACCAGATGGTGTGTTCAGTTTTGCGGTTGAGGTTGCGATTGAAACTTCCACTCCCGTGATTAGTTTCGAAACGATTAGTCCATGTTGCTTGTGGACTTCTTATTTTAATCTTGCTCCTCTTATTGAAGCTGGGTGTATTCCCTTCACAG gaaatgatttAGACGAACATGTTGAAAACGTGCCAGGAACAGAAAAAGTTCTTCGAAAACGGGATCTTGCTGTTTTCTGTCGTCTCAATGACATATCGGACCCTGAAATCCAACGAACCTTAGAGGAAGCCCGGACCATTCCTCGAGCTCAAGGCCTCATACTCAACACATTCGAAGAGTTAGACAATCTCATACTCCCACATATGCGAAGACTTTGTCCAAACATTTACACTATCGGCCCATTACACTCTCTCCACAAATCTCTTCTCAAGCCCAAACCAACACAAAAATCGCCCGAAACTAGTTCATCAAATAGCGTTTGGAAGGAAGATCGAACTTGCTTATTGTGGCTCGACACACAAGCTCCAAAAACAGTCATTTTCATTAGCATAGGGAGTATGGTCACCTTGACACTTGAACAACTGCTTGAAATATGGCATGGTGTTGTTAACAGTGGGAAGCCATTTTTATGGGTGAGACGCCCAGGATCAATTACGGGTGGGTATGATGAGTCGCAAGTTCCAAGTGAACTACTAGTGCGTACAAAAGAAATGGGCTGCATTGTAGATTGGGCCCCACAGGAAGACGTCCTAGCCCATTCGGCCGTTGGTGGGTTTTTCACACATAGTGGATGGAACTCTACTGTAGAGAGCATAGTTGAAGGTGTTCCGATGATTTGTTGGCCGTGTTATGTGGACCAACAAGTGAATAGTCGATTTGTAGGCGAAGTATGGAAGGCTGGAATCGACATGAAAGATAGTTGTGATCGATTCATCATTGAGAATGCGGTGAATGATATAATGGATGTGAATCGAGATGTGTTTACACGAGCTACCAATAAGTGGGCGAATCTTGCGAAAGAATCGATAGGTGAGACGGGATCATCATCCATCAATTTCGCTCGTCTAATCGACGATATAAGAATAATGAGCTCAACAATGAAGTAA